One part of the Lotus japonicus ecotype B-129 chromosome 2, LjGifu_v1.2 genome encodes these proteins:
- the LOC130735550 gene encoding heavy metal-associated isoprenylated plant protein 16-like, protein MKQNVVIQLQMDCDKCRNKAMKIAAEVKGVTAVSLEGDDKDRVSVTGDNVDMVCLANQLKKKFRSVIILTVEDLKKKEEEEKKKKEEEKKKKEEEEKKKKEEEEKKKKAICAALCHGNCGKCSKYESSCKCSSEELCVIIDCSKCQNSKCDGDCKPCSNCHNNKCHGCKPSPPPSYYPYPTYNPYPPNYCHVVYDPCPNETCSIM, encoded by the exons ATGAAG CAAAATGTAGTTATACAGTTGCAAATGGACTGTGACAAATGCAGAAACAAAGCCATGAAAATTGCTGCAGAAGTCAAAG GCGTGACTGCAGTGTCACTTGAAGGGGATGACAAAGATCGTGTGTCGGTGACCGGTGACAATGTGGACATGGTTTGCTTAGCCAACCAGCTGAAGAAGAAGTTCCGCTCTGTCATCATTCTGACTGTGgaagatctgaagaaaaaggaggaagaagagaagaagaaaaaggaggaagagaagaaaaaaaaggaggaagaagagaagaagaaaaaagaagaagaagagaagaagaagaaggcaatCTGTGCTGCTTTGTGTCATGGTAATTGTGGTAAATGTTCCAAGTATGAGAGTAGTTGCAAGTGTTCTTCAGAAGAGCTCTGTGTGATCATCGATTGCTCAAAGTGCCAAAATTCAAAGTGCGATGGTGATTGTAAGCCCTGCTCCAATTGCCACAACAACAAGTGCCATGGTTGCAAACCCTCTCCACCACCAAGCTATTATCCATATCCAACTTATAACCCTTATCCTCCTAATTATTGCCATGTGGTTTATGATCCATGCCCTAATGAAACTTGTTCCATCATGTGA